In the genome of Pirellulales bacterium, the window ACGTTCCCGGGGCAAACGGGACACGGCCGATCCAAAAACCTGTCGCCAAAACAACCGCCGGGTGCCGCCAGACCAAGGCCGCAGGGGATTGGGAAACGCTGCTTTGTGACTGACGTTTCATATTCGTGAGATGGTAGATTGCTCTCGCTGCCCAGTCGGTGTAAGGTTATCATCGCTTGACCGCAAGCATCAAATGGTAATAATTATCATAATCTTACTAAACATTCGTCGATTGTTATCAATAGCATTGAAATCTGCCGGGAGACGGTGATTTTAGCTTGCCATTGAATCCATCATTCTTTTGGTATCTGCCTGACTGGCCGCAAAGTACAATTTCTCCAGCCCTTTCTTTTGCAGCCACTAGCCCATATGGCCGAACACGAACCCGCTCCTGCAAAGTTGTCCGCTGCTGAAAGCGTCAAGCTGAACAGCAATTATCTGCGCGGAACGATTGCCCAGGAGTTAGCCGAGCCCGGGGACAAATTCAACAAGGATAACTCGGCGCTGCTGAAATTTCACGGCACGTATCAACAAGACGACCGTGAGAACCGCGTGAAGCAAGAGGGGGGCAAAAGCCTGCGGCAATATATTTTTATGGTCCGTTCGGCGATACCCGGCGGCAAACTTACGGCGGATCAATTGTTGGGCGAGCTAGATTTGTGCGACGAATTGGGCAACGGCACGCTGCGCATCACCAGCCGACAAGGACTGCAATTGCATGGCATTCCAAAACGCAGTTTGCAGGAAACCATTCGGCGAATCAACGAAATCAAGCTTTCCACATTGGCCGCTTGCGGCGACGTGAAGCGCAACGTCATGTGTTGCCCCGCGCCACACTATGGCGATCCGGTGCATGCTGAAATGCAAACTTTGGCCGATCAACTGGCTGTGCACTTTACTCCCCACACACAGGCCTACCACGAAATTTGGCTGCGCGATCTAGGCACCGGCGAAGAACAATATTTGGGCGGTAGCGGCACCAACGGCCGTCATTCCGGCGAAACAACGGGCAACGGCCAGACCGAGATGGAACCCATTTATGGCCCCACGTATCTGCCCCGTAAATTCAAATTCGCTATTGGCTTGCCTGGCGATAATTGCGTCGATTTGTACGCCAATGACGTAGGCCTGATGGCCATTTGCCGGGACTGGCGGATTGTGGGTTACAACGTGCTGGTCGGCGGCGGGATGGGAGTGACCCCAAGTGCCGCTAAAACTTTTCCTGCCGTCGCCAAGCGGATGGCGTTCGTCGAGCCGCAACAGGTCATCGATGTGTGCATGGCCATTGTCAAGGTGCAGCGAGATTATGGCAACCGTGTCGACCGCAAAGTGGCCCGCTTAAAATACGTGATCGCCAACCACGGGCTAGATTGGTTCAAAGCTAAGGT includes:
- a CDS encoding NADPH-dependent assimilatory sulfite reductase hemoprotein subunit translates to MAEHEPAPAKLSAAESVKLNSNYLRGTIAQELAEPGDKFNKDNSALLKFHGTYQQDDRENRVKQEGGKSLRQYIFMVRSAIPGGKLTADQLLGELDLCDELGNGTLRITSRQGLQLHGIPKRSLQETIRRINEIKLSTLAACGDVKRNVMCCPAPHYGDPVHAEMQTLADQLAVHFTPHTQAYHEIWLRDLGTGEEQYLGGSGTNGRHSGETTGNGQTEMEPIYGPTYLPRKFKFAIGLPGDNCVDLYANDVGLMAICRDWRIVGYNVLVGGGMGVTPSAAKTFPAVAKRMAFVEPQQVIDVCMAIVKVQRDYGNRVDRKVARLKYVIANHGLDWFKAKVEEYYGQPLAEPDPEDVVGFDDHMGWHEQGDGRMFYGLNIENGRIKDDEHIQLKTALREVCRTLWPSIRLTAHQSLLFCDLPSEARGSLEEILRRHHVPLTEEISNIRRWSMACVAFPTCGLAITESERALPGMIDQLEMELAKLGLSRENFTLRMTGCPNGCARPYNCDIGLVGKTVGKYTVFVGGRLLGDRLNFIYKDLVPAEEVVSTLAPLFVYFKHARQEGETFGDFCHRKGAEDLRAWTDQYAAQSTAV